The sequence ATTTAATTAAATACCAGGAGAGACTTCCTGTGGAAAGTGGGCCATGCAGGCTGACAGGATGTTGTTGCAGATGACTAACCACAGCACTGCATATTTGATATGCGTCCCAGTCAGCACCCATGCCTGCCTGGCTACGAAAAGGCACAAACTAGTGGAGCAAAGACTCACTGTGGCCTGGATACAGGAATATTAGAGGAAACCAGATCAAACTGATGTGATTAGCCCCAACTATTGCGGTGGCAACATTTCTGTCAGATCTACTAATCCATCTCATATGAGAGAATAAATTGTCGTAACATGAGATACACAGACAACTCAGTATTCTGTTCTTAGCCCTGGAATCAGAGGCTGTGGTCTAGTGGAAGATAGATCAAGATGACAAACTTGAGTtgttgttgtctgtttctataaaggttgtttctctgtaatgagCAGTTGGAGGGCAGTACAGAAGACATTATGATGTTCAGATTAGAACAGCTTGGCCTATATTCTGTGAAAATAATTGTTGTAAGGTAGGGGTAATACGGAATGGGCAAGGTgattgacaaggtaaaaaaagaCTATGTTCAGTCATTTCAACATAATATTTATCAAACAGAGTGGAaggaaaactgtgtgtgtgtgtgtacgtatttaactatacttgtggggaccagaagtccccacaagagtagtaaacgaacaaaaaatttgaccaactggggacattttgttgtttcccacaaggtcaaatgctatctCTAGggtgtttagggttaaggttagaattagggttagggttagaattaggtttagggcgAGGCGCTacggttagttttagggttaaggttaggttttggagttaaggttagggtaagtgtgtgtgtgtgtcatggagCAATTTCAGTGCGAACAGACATTTTATTTGAATTAGATCATTTTGAATTTGTATTAGGATATTGAATTTTAATTTAATATTTTTTCATTTGTAATGCACAAATTGAAAAATAGAATTCATAATTTGAACTTTTTGCTATCGGTTTTCAAATTCAATTTCAATATAATTTAAAAACCTAATTCAAtatttatgtcacgccctggccatagagaggctttattctctattttggttaggccagggtgtgactagggtgggcattctagtttctttatttctatgttttgtatttctatgttttggccaggtatggttctcaatcagggacagctgtctatcgttgtctctgattgggaatcatacttaggaagccttttttcctttggtgtttgtgggtagttatctttgttagtggcactatagccctgttaagcttcacggtcttttctttgtttcttgttttgttggcgacgtttacaataataaaataaaatgtacgctcaccacgctgcaccttggtctccttccgacgacggccgtgacagaactacccaccaccaaaggaccaagcagcgtggccaggaggagcagggatcctgtgcccgggagaagagagagtggaggacatcttggacatgggagcaggttatggcaggggacaagaccctgccatggaaacAGGCGGAAGTAGCGAGGGAGGAACGACAACGATACCAGGAGTCACGGTTACgaagcaggcacgagaggcagcccccccccaaaaatgggggggggggggggggatacacgaggagattggctgagtcaggttggagacctgagccaactcctcgtgcttaccgtagggagtgtggtactggtcaggcaccgtgttatgcggtggagcgcacggtgtctccagtgcgcgttcacagcccggtgcgctacattccagctccccgcatcggccgggctaaagtgggcatccagccaagacggatggtgccggctcagtgcatctggccgccagtgcgtctctacggcccaggatatcctgcgctcCGGTGcacctgcacagcccagtgcgtcctgtgctagcgccccgcatttgccgggcgaaagtaaccatccagccaggacgggttgtgccagctctacacttgagacctccagtgtgcctccacggcccagtgtatccggtgcctgccccacgcaccaggcctccagtgtgtctctccagcccggtgagtcctgtgcctgctccacggaccaggcctcctgtgtgtctccccagcctggtgagtcctgtgcctgctccaaggaccaggcctcctgtgtggctccccagcctggtgagtcctgtgcctgctgcacgaacaaagcctccagtgatgatccatggcacgaagcttccagtgatgatccatggtacgaagcctcgagtaatgatccatggcatgaagcctccagtgatgatccatggcccgaagcctccagtgatgatccatggtacgaAGCCTCGAGTAATGATCCatggtacgaagcctccagtgatgatccatggcccgaagcctccagtgatgatccatggcacgaagcctcgagtaatgatccatggcacgaagcctccagcgatgatccatggcacggagcctctggcgacggtctccagtccggagcctccaacgacggtctccagtccggagcctccagcgacggcctccagtccggagcctccagcgacggcctccagtccggagcctccaacgacggtctccagtccggagcctccaacaacggcctccagtccggagcctgcagcgagggttcccagtccggggcctgcagcgagggtccccagtccggggtcggcgacgagggtccccgcaccagaggcgccaccaaagtggagggagccagaggtggagcggggtctatggcccgcaccggagccgccgccatgaatagatgcccacccggaccctcccctatagagtcaggttttgcggccggagtccgcacctttgggggggacgACGTCCGTGACAATTTATATATTGGTAGATATTGCATTCATTGTCCGTGTATCAAGTTTACAAACTATTATGTCAAGTATATCAAAGTTTCATATATTCAATTTATCGGATACATTCAGATTCAGTTTTCTAATTCAGTAATCTAAATTCCGATTCAAAAccagagacaacatcctggtactttggCAGCCAGGAAAGGTAGAGGAGAACAGATAGAATCAAACACTGTGGTAAACAGAAGCTTCTGGTGGTTTCTGAAGCCAATGTGGCATGTTGAATAAATTTTCTTCTTTATGAATTTGACTCTACCGTTTTGGCTATAAACTATTAGGACCCCTTTCCTGAAAGCTTAAACTCTCTGATGCATGGACGtgccttctgttcccctctatgATGATCACATGCCGCGCAGGACACATCAGAAGGGAGTGTCCCAAAAACCGCAATTTGGCTGAATAGTTGAATAGCCCTGTCATAGCCCTTCTAGGGATAGTCATTCCAGTTTCCACTCCCTATTAAGCTTGCTCTTGTGACTGACTGGGGTCGAACCaggcctcctgcatgtcacaagactgtgttagcccacttaGCTAAAGCTCAAAGGGATGAGTTCGggaagctaacacaagtcttAAAGTCTccagcaaggttactcatcaaaaGAGAGTGGTTTATCGAACCATCTCTGTTACATTTCACCCCCCTTTAACCTCCAACTCAGAGATCACGGCACCAATATAACTGACTGGGTTCGAAACCAGGCCTTTTGCACAACAACAACCCTTCCTGTGGCAAACAGAAGCAGAAGGATCTGTGCACCCAATTTAATGGTTTGGTGATCCATGCGTGTGATGAgcaaccttgcctgagacctatgacgtgtttgtttgtttgtttgactgCTGGGGTTCTAACCCAGGGCTCCTGTGTGCCAGGCAATGCAACTTTTCAGGTCTCAGACAAGTTACTCATCATGCGAGCGTGGTCATCGAACCACCTGTCTTACACTTCACCCCCCTTTGACCTCCTCTTGAAGAGACCCATCCAAGCCACAGGaccaatgcctaggctttagctcaacaGGCTAACACATTCTTAACCTAGTCAGTCACATTACCCTTATGACTACCCTTGCCGGAGACTTGAAACGAACACGTCTAACATGTATTAGTGTAGCAGATCGGGATCTGTGAAACTCACCCAGCAGCCTGAAGTGACCTTGCGCACCTTGTGCCATTGAAGGAGGCCTTTTTCAATAGCGCGATGGTTTGGAATGCTTCAGGATGGCAGTCACGTGTGTTTACGAGGCAGAAGTCCTGAGTTTGAGTCTCCATCTGAACTATGTCATAGGGAAGCGGTACTCGCAGGCATCGTGGCGTCCTTTACAATGGTGCCACTGGACTCAGATCTACAGTTGCGCTCAGTTTGACCACTGGGGTCGCTGTGGAGTGAATTTGCGGTGTGAATGTAGCAGATGGGGATTTGTAAACTCACTCTTCAGCCTGAAGTGTCGCACCTTGCGCCATTGAAGGAGGCCTTTTTCAATAACGCGTTGGGTGGGAATGCTTCGGGGGTGGGGGTCGGTTACGTGTTTTTGCGACGCAGAGGTCCTGAGTCTCAGTATGAGCAGTGTATCGTCCTTTAAAGCAAATCCAAGTttgtttgtcacgtgcaccgaatacaacaggtccccttacagtgaaatgcttacttacaggctctaaccaatagtgcaaaaaaggtattaggtgaacaataggtaagtaaagaaataaaacaacagtaaaaagacaggctatatacagtagcgaggctataaaagtagcgaggctacatacagaacccggttagtcaggctgattgaggtagtatgtacatgtagatatggttaaagtgactacgcatatatgatgaacagagagtagcagcagtagctTTATATGAATTACCTGAACTTACAGTCTTTAGCtaagtgggctaacacagtcttgtgacATGCAGGAGACCTGTTTCGAACCCAGTCAGTCACAAGAGCAAATTTGAAAAGTGAGTGGAAAGACTATcctgaggggttatgacagggctATCCAACTATATTCTTATGGTGGCCAAATTGTGTTTTTTGTGACACTCCCTTCTAACGTGTCTTACGCGGCATGTGAtcatctgttctctgttctcctctacgtTTCCTGGCTGCCAAAGTACCAGGATGCTGTCTCTGGTTTTGAATCGGAATTTAGATTACTGAATTAGAAAACTGAATCTGAATGCATCTGAGAAGTTGAATATATGAAATATATTAACATATTCAATAATAGTTTGTAAACTTTGTACACAGACAATGAATTCAATATCTACCATATTGAaactgaatatataaatattcaaTTTGATTATTAAATTAAATTGAAATTTAAAATGTAATGCAATATTcattcaattcagtttcaaatgaTGAAATACAAGTTCAAATGATGAATTGTATAATTACATTTGTGCAttacaaattcaaaaatattaaatTCAAATTCTATATCCTAATACAAATTACAAATGATGTAGCCTAATTCAAATACAATTTCTGTTCGCACTGAAATCGGTCCAAAACACACACAGTTTTCCAGACATAGGGTCTGCATGAAAGATGGGGAAGGCGAGTGAAATAGGGCGAGTGTGAAAGCGAGAAACTGACAGCGGAGCCCAGAACGTGTGTGTCACCGCATCATGCCAGTAGTCTACCGCAACACACACATGACCAACATTTGCCAGTCGCACTACAATGTCCTAAATCCGTTTACATTAAATAACATTCCAAATGAACACACACTAAAGCAATAAAAAACAAAGAAATGCATTTACATTTGTCAGGAAAGCATCATGGAAAATCCTACGCATAGGCATCTCCTAACCTACATTTTATTCTAATAGCCGTAGGTAAAAACTTGCACTGTAATCTTCTCCCAATTTTCCAACTTAAAGTTACAATGGATGCATATACATATTATATAATTGAGAAGAATAACGATATATGTTTCCttcaaactcttcaacatcacGTAATTGAATGATTAATAAAACATGCGCCCCTCGAATGGTGATGTATTACGTAAAATAAACAACATTAAACATACATACGGTGGATGTTGCAGGTAGTTTGAAGGTTTCAATCGATAATTTTGTTGTACATTGTTTAATAGTTCCAACCGTTGCAGGACAGTTCCTTGTTTCCAACATTCAGGGCGCCGCGCTTCTAGTGCTGGTGAAAACAGAGGCCAGACAGGTCAGCGGTATACAGTATATTTGCGTCACAACGTGTCTATCCAATGCGCACAGCGCAGGACTTGCCACTCAAGCCGTTTCCAACAATAACAATAGCGAATATAAATAAATGTAGGCTATTTAGACTAGTCTACTTGAAAATAATCAATGACTAAAAACAACAGTCACAACAACAAAAGGAATACAAAAATATCAAACATTTATTATGGCTGTAGCCTACAATGCTGAAAAAGGACATAATTGAAATCATATTGGAGAGTGTCTATGATTAGGGTTTCAGTGATTGAAAATCATTTCACATTGTCATACAATAACGACCATTCATACATTAAACAAATTacattattcacagatttaaaaaaagattACAACTTAATGTAGGTCCaacaaatattacaaaaataCATCTACTATGTCAGTTAGTCAGATATAGGCTATGATTGACATAATGCACCCACGATATCTCAAATAATAATCTAATGTATCATAAATAACTCAATGCAAGACCCTGAGTACACAGTTCACTAGAATGTCATTTGAACAATATTCAAAGAAAGTTTGTCTTAGATTCAACAAGATTATTTTAGTCTCACCAAATtgtataataacaccattatgCCTCAATAATAACTACATTTCATGTATACATCTATAATAAAACATATTATACATCTGCATTGTAAAATCTTAATACATAATCTTAAAACATAATACCACATAATTATCCCTTTGACTAATGCCCAGCATGAAATTTTTGCTGTTTCACCAATAGTTTTTTCACAGTTACAAGCACTTACACATACATCTACACCTGgcaccatagagatcctattaaattacagtATTTTCATTCTTAATTCTATGCCTGGCAATAAATGCTGAACTCAGGCTTGGGGTTGTCCTTGTATTTAAATAAAATCCAGACAAAGAATGTTACACATTCTTCAGACTCAAGTGTTGAagtgtttcacagaaacatggctgaTTGATATTTGATAGATGTTTGGCATGGATTGAGTGAGGGTTTTCAGACTTAATGACCTGAACACTGTGTGCTTGTTAGGTCATCAGTCCTAGGGGCTCAGTGGTGGCTCCTCCCGCTCGCTGATGGTGCGGTAGAACTGAGGCTGGGTCTGGGCCAATGGGGAGTCTGTCTGGGAGAAGAGGGCTGGCCGGCTCTTTGGGGTCCTCCGCAGAAACTTGCCTGAGGTCACTAGGTCACCGTAGCCCTGGGCGTGGGAGAAGGCATAGCCTGAACGACGGGTACTGGTGCGGCGGGCTTGGACACGGCGAGGGGTAGGGGGCAGCACCTTGTCCTGTCTCACCTTGTACCTCACCTAGAGGGGGAGGGATGAGGAGaaatgagagagacagtgagggaaaAGTAATCATTTGTGAATCTTCTATGCCAATGACAAATGTGTTGACCCTCGACCTCTGACCTTGTCATTGATGGTGGGCCACAACAGAATGCGCAGGAAGCGGTATGCCACCACGGGAAGCACACAGAGGACAGAGGTGAGTAGCATGGTCAGCCACACGTTGGGCTGGTTCAGGGAGTTCCTGGCTGTGcctgttacatacagtacagcatgACAACATGCGTTTAGATGCAGACACTTACCTACATATTGACAGATGATGCACCGACTGACATACCTATGAACATACACACCACAGTACTACCAAACGTTCAGACAGAAAGACATGAATGATGAAGGGAGAGGAGGTGGATGGATGGGGGTGCTGAGGGGTACTACTTACCAATGAAGGGGAAGGAGGAGGTTAAGGTGAGGAACATGCCATTGCTGTACATGGTGAATATGACAGCAAAGTACACAGACAGACTGCCCCACAGGAAGAACTGGTTCATTGCTGTCCAATAATGGGTGTCCAGACCCAGCTTTAACAAAGACACATGCAGCTACCTCAGactctgttactctgttactgtgtgtctgtgtgtctgtgtgtctgtgtctgtgtgtgtgtgtgtatttatacagATATGGTTTCGCCTCAGCTGTAACCCCACCCAACATTAATTCACAGGACACTCAtgtaccaccacaaactgaccaTACTGTATGTCGTATCATAAGTCAATGCACTCCCCCCTACTTACTTGTATACTGACGGCGATGAGCAGGCAGGTCTGGGCCAGCAGGGCGAAGGACTGATAGTCCACAATTTCTTTGCCGTCATCTCGGACCGTGTCGTACATGGCTGCCCAGGGAATGAAGAAGAGGACCAGGGAGCTGTAGCCACTGTGTAACACCGTGTAGACAAAGGCCCTCTTACTGAAGTACTGGTTCAGCTGGCCTGGGGTGTAGAGTTGGGGGTACTGGAAACTCCACCAGTCATTCACATCCTAAAGAGAAACACGTGAATACAAAACATATTAAGTACATACATTGGAATAAATACTTGGTGTGAATAATATGCCACTGACGTACATTACAGACATGTCAGATATGTCACTATAATTACCTGGTCAAAAAGACTTAAGCTGAGCACAGGTAGAGCTGTGTAAACTAGGTTAAACAGGGTGATGAACCACTCGTCATATATCGTCTGTGGGAAAAACAACACAGcatacacacattacatacaTGACAGAGTTTTTCCTGGCCTGGTCATGTGCTCAGAAAAAACTCCTGGCACTAGCGAAAATATATTGAACTAAATGAACCAAAGCATACTTTTTTTGCTTGACAAAAAGAGGAATCTCAGACAGCTTTTCCATCATGTCTCTATGTGTCGGTGTGTGCATTTTTGTCTCACCTGTGCTGAGAAACCGCAGAAGAAGCCGTACCAGAAGTGGACAAAGGTGAAGGTGAAGTTCTTGTAGAAGAAGTAGCGCAGGAACTTGCACATCCTCAGGTAGGACCAGCGGCCGTGCACCAGCAGGAGGCGCTGTAGGTAGCGGAACTGCGCGAAGGAGTAATCACTGGAGAGCACCGCCTGCATACCCTCCTGACCTGATATACCCACCCCTATATGAGCAGCTGGGGGGGGGGCAAGAGAGAGgggtcgagggagagagagagtgagaggatgagtgtgtgtttgtgtgtatgagttGATAAGAGGAATCGTATAATAGCAGTCAAACTTTTAGCATCAGTATCAATCTTTAACTACAGTAGTTCATATAATCGGAttctctctccagtctccccatctctctcctaccCTTGATCATGCTGACATCGTTGGCCCCGTCGCCGATGGCTAGAGTCACGGCCTGTTTGTACTTCTTCACCAGCTCCACCACCTGGGCCTTCTGCATTGGAGTCACCCTGCAGCAGATCACTGTCTGACACATACACGCCGTCCGCAGCAGCTCCATCTCCATGTCCTTCTCCAGGGCGAATGCCTGGGTGGAGAGGGAGGTTGGGGGAGAGTCAGATGGGGCGGGATGGGAAGAAGGAAAGTAATGAAGGATTGTTCATGAAATATTGGAACAATTCCACTAGTGTTGGAACACGTCCTGTTTTCgcaagaaccacacacacacacacacacacacacacacacacacacacacacacacacacacacacacacacacacacacacacacacacacacacacacacacacacacacacacacacacacacacacacacacacacacacacacacacacacacacacacacacacacacacacacacacacacagaggaccacacacacaaagaatcacacacacagaggattGACACAAGCCGTCAAGACACCGATTTTCATCACTAGAACCAATAGATTCctcctttttttgtgtgtgtgtgtgtcttttgttcactttaaacatttattttttgtattgtACGATCATCATTAAAAAAGTAATTGCAACATCTGTCAATCAGGGCTCAGAATATGTTACGTTTCCAGTAACTTGTCCTGTGACCCACCAGTGTCCTTGTCCTTACCAGACTGTGTCCGTTAATCACCATAGCGTACTCTCCATTCACTGGCTCATCCGCCACCGTCTCCGTCTTTAGAAGACAAAACAGGCCACTTCTACTCTTCTTGACAGTAGGTTCCTCTGTTCCATCAGGTGTCATCTTCCTCCTCGCAGTCCTGGTCAGGTCGAAAGGGAGAGATAGGTACTTTTACATGTCGCCGTACTGTGTTGCTTCAAGCTACGAATGTGGTTGCTAATAGTCTGTCTGTGGACTCACTGGAGTTCCTTTCTGACTTCCTCTGCTGTGTTTGCCGACACAATGAAAACCTCATTCATCTCCTCTCTCAACATGTTGCAGGAGTAGCCAATGTTCTCTGCTGTTTCTGTTCCcgacagagagaaaagagactCAGGAAGTGCCAGATAATTTTTTTTGCCTATTGattcttattttatttatttaacctttatttaactaggcaagtcagttaagaacaaattcttacttacaatgacggcctaccccggccaaacctggacgacgctgggccaattgtgcaccgccctatgggactcccaatcacggccggatgtgatacagccggATAGTGTATTCTAAGGAAGATGACCCACCTTGCTTGTCTCCAGTGAGCACCCAGATCTTGATGTCGGCTTTGGAGAGCTGTTCGATGGTCTGGGGCACTCCATCCTGTAGCTTATCCTCTACGGCAGTGGATCCTAACAGCTGCACACATACCGGTACAAACGTTAAGATTCAGTAAGATTCAGTCTATGCTAGTAGATTGTCTTGTAGGGCTTATGATAAGACATTGAAATGATATGTTTTTTCTGTGGTACACACCAGCAGGCCTTTCTCTATCTCCTCATACAGCGCATCCAGCTTCTCCTCCCTGTCGTCCATGGCAGTGTTGGCCACATGGTGGCGCAGTTTCCAATCCTCCATATACTCTGGGTCTATGTCCTTGTAGGCTAGAGCCAGCGTACGCAGACCCTCTCCAGCAAACTCCTGTCAATGGAACAGTTTAGAGTTATAGTCTTATACACATGTACAGGGTTGGACACAAGATGTAGTCAATCTTGTAAGATTTTACATATATTCACATGGTCCACAAGAAATACATaatcatagacacacacacagacacactggttaCTCACATTGAGGTGCAAGGTGGTGACCTCCGTTAGGTTGCTGCAGGAAGGGTTCAGTCTCTCGAAGATGATGGTGTCTGCTCCCTTACAGTACAGAGTCAGCTTGCCCTCTGGACTGCGCACTTGGGGCCACACAAGATATAATCAGGTTTGGTTTGCTcaaattaaaaaacaaaaaaattcaACCTCTTACAATAAAGCCACCAAAGTGTGAACAAATGTTATAGATTCATAGATTCTTCATGTCATTCAGATCATTCTAGATAGCTATGGTTTTTAAAATTGTAAAAGCATAACGGTTAGTGTTGGTTGGACTCACCGATGACCGACATCCTCTTGCGGACGTTGTTGAAGTCCAGAACAGCCAGCAGCTCGTAGGTGACCAgctctcccatctccaccacAGTGATGCTCTCTGGCGTACGAGAGCGAAACACAAAGCCAAAGTTCCTGGCTGCTGTGACCAGAGCACCCTCGTCTGGTGACTGGGCCTGGTAGTACAACTCACCTAGAAGATCACAATGGAGTGATTCATTTGTCACCGTGTCTAACCTTGTCCTGGGTACCAGTCTTtctagctaacattccactccttgccactcctgtCATTTGCCAGAGGAATCGTATAGGAATCGTATGCCAGAGGCaaagagtggaatgttagctaaagatactggtacccagactagtcTAGCCTATGGAGTAGGTAGCAGTTGTCCCAACCACTGGTAACACAGATAGTTCTCCCATTAAGGGGTAGACATAGGGCTGTGGTGAGGTACAATTTATACCTCAAGCCTCCATAGTCACCTACACCCATGCAATAACATGTGAATCCAGCAGGAGGCGCTTGCTcaccctccttcttctcctcagGCATGACGGTGTGGCACAGTGCCAGCAGGCGGAAGAAGGCCTGCACCTCAGGGTTGCCCTCCCTCACCACCTCCACCAGGCTGTTGTCATGGAAACAGAACTTTGGGTCTGCCAAGTTGTTCCAAGAGAAGTCCACCTTCTCTGTTTTCTACCGGAGAGAGAAAAAGCAGGGTTAGGAATGTTTGTGCCACAGAATGTAAGGACTTATTGCCAAAGAAAGGGACTTAGAGATGTTCTTTCATACATTAAATCCATAAACCCAAcacaccctggtcctcctctcACCTCATTAATCTCAACTCTTTGTCCTGAAAAGTCCAACAACTCCCCTGGAGAACAGAAGTACATTTCGTCAGTTACATGGTACAGTGACTGATTGGCGCCAATGTATATTAAATTAAGTCttaatgtatttgtgtgtgtaatCACATGACAACTGTTTATGTGGTGTATTCCAGCGCCAGGCCTCACCATAGGACTTTCCGTTGATGGAGCACTTGTTGAAGGTCATGATGTTCTGTGTGAGTGTTCCAGTCTTGTCAGAGAAGATGTATTTGATCTGGCCCAGCTCCTCATTGAGCGTGGTGGTCCTGGCCTCGGCAGGCGTGTCACTCTTGGGATAATACATCTTCCTGTCCCAGTTTATGTAGAAACTGTTCCCCAGGCGAATTATCTCCACACTGCACCCAACAcacaggaggaagagaaagaaagagagagagaaagaaatgcaATCAATTCACTTTGATGATTAGTGGTGAAACAGTCCTGTCATCAAAGGCACAGTAAGAGTAACACATTTGGACATTTAGATACACATGCAGTGAATGACTAGATCAGGGGTGCCAAACTCATTTTGCCACGAGGCCGTGGCCTTCAACGAGATCCGGAGGGACGCACTGAAAATTGGTTATGTTTCCTCACCGTCAAAATTGGCAAAAAATAGTCATCTA is a genomic window of Salvelinus alpinus chromosome 18, SLU_Salpinus.1, whole genome shotgun sequence containing:
- the atp8b5b gene encoding phospholipid-transporting ATPase ID, which translates into the protein MGSLLSRLGLECGGKALKEEERHLRANDRELNLSYKYADNAIKTSKYNIFTFLPLNLFEQFQRLANAYFLFLLCLQSIPEVSSLPWYTTVVPLVLVLSMTMAKDSSDDMNRHRCDKQVNNRKVEVLIEGELQSEKWMDVQVGDIIKLENNQFVTADLLLLSSSEPLNLVYIETAELDGETNLKVKQALTVTGELEDSVEKLANFNGEVRCEPPNNRLDKFTGTLTLKGETYSLDNERVLLRGCTLRNTQWCFGLVVFGGPDTKLMQNCGRTTFKRTSIDRLMNVLVLSIFGFLMIMCLILAIGNGIWEYQEGSKFAAFLPKGVNAPFSAFLTFWSYVIILNTVVPISLYVSVEIIRLGNSFYINWDRKMYYPKSDTPAEARTTTLNEELGQIKYIFSDKTGTLTQNIMTFNKCSINGKSYGELLDFSGQRVEINEKTEKVDFSWNNLADPKFCFHDNSLVEVVREGNPEVQAFFRLLALCHTVMPEEKKEGELYYQAQSPDEGALVTAARNFGFVFRSRTPESITVVEMGELVTYELLAVLDFNNVRKRMSVIVRSPEGKLTLYCKGADTIIFERLNPSCSNLTEVTTLHLNEFAGEGLRTLALAYKDIDPEYMEDWKLRHHVANTAMDDREEKLDALYEEIEKGLLLLGSTAVEDKLQDGVPQTIEQLSKADIKIWVLTGDKQETAENIGYSCNMLREEMNEVFIVSANTAEEVRKELQTARRKMTPDGTEEPTVKKSRSGLFCLLKTETVADEPVNGEYAMVINGHSLAFALEKDMEMELLRTACMCQTVICCRVTPMQKAQVVELVKKYKQAVTLAIGDGANDVSMIKAAHIGVGISGQEGMQAVLSSDYSFAQFRYLQRLLLVHGRWSYLRMCKFLRYFFYKNFTFTFVHFWYGFFCGFSAQTIYDEWFITLFNLVYTALPVLSLSLFDQDVNDWWSFQYPQLYTPGQLNQYFSKRAFVYTVLHSGYSSLVLFFIPWAAMYDTVRDDGKEIVDYQSFALLAQTCLLIAVSIQLGLDTHYWTAMNQFFLWGSLSVYFAVIFTMYSNGMFLTLTSSFPFIGTARNSLNQPNVWLTMLLTSVLCVLPVVAYRFLRILLWPTINDKVRYKVRQDKVLPPTPRRVQARRTSTRRSGYAFSHAQGYGDLVTSGKFLRRTPKSRPALFSQTDSPLAQTQPQFYRTISEREEPPLSP